The genomic region TTACGCCGGCAGAAATGCAGCGCATGACGGCCGCATCGCGGGATCAGCTGGCGTTGTGGGTGACGCTGACGTTTTCGGTGAAAGAGAGCCTGTTCAAGGCGCTGTATCCGATTGTGCAGCAGCGCTTTTATTTCGAGCATGCTGAAGTGCTGGAGTGGACTGAGGCGGGTGAGGTGCGCTTGCGGCTGCTGACGGATTTGTCGGCCGAGTGGCACAACGGCACTGAACTGGACGCGCAGTTCGGGGTGCAGGATGGGCAGTTGTTGAGTCTGGTCAGCATTCAGGCCTGAAGATTTGTGGTGCGGGCACTGACCCTATCGCGAGCAGGCTCACTCCTACATTTGGAATGCGTTCCCCTGTAGGAGTGAGCCTGCTCGCGATGAGGCCTGCCGAGCCAACACAATACTCAGCGGCGCTCCTGATTCCTCGGCCAACTCAGGCTGAAACAAGCCCCCCCCAGACTCTTGCTCTTGCCAATGATCGCCCGGCCGTCATGCCAGTGAATGATCCGCCGCACAATCGACAAGCCCAGACCATGCCCGCCCGATGCTCTTGTACGGCTGTCATCCAGGCGCAGAAACGGCGTGAAAATCCGCTCCCACGCGACCTCCGGTACACCCGGGCCGTCATCCTCGACGTCGACGCGACAGCGCAATTGCCCGACCTGATAACTCACCGTCACGCTAGAACGCGCATGACGCATGGCGTTGCTCACCAGATTCTGCAGCGCTCGATGCAGATAACGCGGCTCGGCTTCCACCCAGGCATCATCGTTATCAGCAGCAGACAAGCACAATCCCCGCTGCACGGTGACCTCGGCGCGCAACGGCGCCAGCTCCTCGATCACTTGATTGACCAAGGCATCCAGGTCGATGCGCTGGAAGGTCAGCGCCGGCGAACCTTGCTCCAGTCGCGCATAGGTGAGCATCTCGTCGACCAGCTTATCGAGGTCTTCGATGTCGTGATCCATGCCCTCGCGGTACTTTTCCAACGCTTGCGGCGTGGTCGCCGAGCCGATCATTTCCAGACCGAAACGCAGGCGCGCCACCGGCGTGCGCAATTCGTGGGACACCGCGCGCACCAGTTCGCGCTGGATCGCCAGCAACTGTTGCAAGTGCTCGGCCATACCGTTGAACGCCGACGCCAGACGTCCGACCGAATCGGCACCGCGCGCCGGCACACGGGTTTCCAGGCTGCCCTTGGCAATCCGCGTGGCCGCTGCTTCAAGGCCACGCAAACGCCGCTCGAGCTGACGCACCAACAGATAAACGATGAGGCCGATCAGGGTCAGGCCGAGCGCCGCAATCAGCACCAGCCATTCCGGCGGATACGGGTTCATCTGATACAACGGCCCGATTTCCAGTACCCATGGCGTGCCGACCATGCCGGCAAATACGCGGATCGAGTCGCCGCCCTTGCCCAATGCCATCACCGTGTCGCCTTCGGCCACGCGGCGACTCTGGTCTTCGTCCATGTCAGCGTCGTTCACCGTGACCAGGCGCAGATCGAAACCGAAGCCCTTCTCTTCCTTTATCTGTGCAAGGCGCTTGGGCTGCTCGCCGACCGGTACGCGCACCAGCTCATCGGCCAGCAGGTAAATGGTCGCGCGCGCCAGTTGCTCGCTGATCTGTTGTACTTCCCCAACCAGCACGAGCTGCTCTTTGTCGCTGACCATCCGGTAAACCTTCGCCGCGTGCGGTCCGGTCTGCTCGACCAGCGCCTGACCACGCTGCACGCGGGTGCGCTGGGACAGATCGAGATCGGTTTCGGCAAACTTCTTCAGCGCCAGCGGAATCCCCAGCAACCGCTCCCACACCAGCAACGCCCGATGCCGTTCGGTTTCGTTCATCGGTTGCAGGTTGCCGGCCATCAGCGAGAACGTGCCGTGGGCCAGACGTTCGCGGTACTGCTCGCTGCGCACCTGGTTGAGCAGGTTCAACGCGAGCACGCCGAGCACCGCCACCAGAATGATCGCTGCGCACATGCCGCCGTAGATGCGCAGGAAGATCGAGTTCACAGCGGCAGGTCTACGCAGGCTTCCGGGACGAACAGGTAGCCTTTGCTGCGGATGGTCTTGATCAGGCGTGGATGGTCGGGGTCGTCGCCGATTTTCGGGCGGATGCGCGAAATGCGCACATCGATCGAACGGTCCTGACCGTCGTAACCAATGCCGCGTAGTGCGGTGAAGATTTCTTCGCGGGACAGAATGCGCCCGGCGTTGGACACCAGCAGCCAGAGCAGATCGAATTCGGCGCTGGTCAGCTCGATGCCGTTGTCGCTCAGCCATGCCTCGCGCAAGGCGTCGTCGACCACCAACGGACCGAACTGCAGGCGACGGGATTTCTCTGCCACCGGTTCAGGTGTGTCGCTACGTCGCAGCAAGGCTTGAATGCGCGCCAGCAACAGACGTGGGCGCACCGGTTTGCACACGTAATCGTCGGCACCGAGGTCGAGGCCTTGGATCTGATCGGCATCGTCGGTGCGCGCGGTGAGCATCAGGATCGGCCCGTCGTATTGATTGCGCACCTTGCGGCAGATGCTCAAGCCGTCTTCACCGGGCAGCATCAGGTCGAGGATCACCAGGTCCGGCTGCTCGCCGATGATCCGCGCCGCTGCCAGCGCACCGTTGCCTTCGATGTCCACGCGCAGTCCATTGGCTTGCAAGTAGTCGCGCGTCAGTTCGGCCAGTCGCTGGTCATCCTCGACGATCAATACCTGAAAGGCTTGTTGCTCCACCGGTGACCTCTGCTTTCTATTGTTATTAATAAAAGGAAGGCGATTGCCCGGACACACAATCCCCTGTAGGAGCTGTCGAGTGAAACGAGGCTGCGATCTTTTGATCTTGCTTTTCAAGATCAGGATCAAAAGATCGCAGCCTTCGGCAGCTCCTACAGGGGTATGCGATATTTAGCGTGATCCTCCCGTCCTTTTGTCATGTTTCTGGAGGATAACAATGCCTGCACATGGGCCGATTGTATAAACGGCGTACAGCCAGAACACAAGTCGGTAAATGCGTTCGGACGAGGCGGTTTTTTGTGATAGGGTTCGCGCCCTTAAAAATCCGCTAAAGCGTTTTTCGCGGTGAAAAAACAGTGACAGACGGTCTAGCTCAGCAGGTTCGCGGCCTACACGCGAATTCCGGATTTCTTACACAATTTACGCACAGGTTTATCCACAGCTAGTACGTTGCAAGCACCCTTGAAACGCATTATCTTGTAGCACGGCGCAAGGAGAGACCCTACATATAGGGTTTTCCGCTCAAACGCCCAACCACATTTAGGGCCTGAAACTCAAGTGCTTTATTGCCAGTTTCCGGTTGAACCAAGCAAGTTTTTCAAAGCCCAAACCGCACTTGCGGATGGCACCGTTTTTTAGGCCGGAAACGACCGGAACGGTACGGGTGTTGCAGTCATTACTGTCACCCTGGAAGGAGTTTGGCTCGAGCCTTGGTTCGGCGCCAAAGACTTCGGCAAGGATGCGGCGTTACAAGCCTTTTTCCTACTGTTCCGAAGTTGTTACGCCGACGCTTGTCGGTTGCAGTGCTTCGGTACAGAACGGTGAGCACCATGACGGTGCCAAACAAACATAGAGAATGTGGAGACCACCCCCCATGCAAACCGACACAACTCGCGAGAACCCGCAGGGCACCTTGCCGCAGGCCGCTGATTCGAATTCGGATCTGGCAGCCACCGCGCCTGGTCAACTGCGCGTGATCAAGCGCAATGGCACTGTCGTTCCTTACACCGATGACAAGATCACCGTCGCTATCACCAAAGCGTTCCTCGCAGTTGAAGGCGGCACCGCTGCCGCTTCGTCGCGAATCCATGACACCGTTGCGCGTCTGACCGAACAGGTCACCGCAACCTTCAAGCGTCGCATGCCGTCGGGTGGCACCATCCACATCGAAGAAATCCAGGACCAGGTCGAACTGGCCCTGATGCGTGCCGGTGAGCAGAAAGTTGCTCGCGACTACGTGATCTACCGTGACGGTCGTTCGAAAGAACGCGCTGCCCACGCACCGGCCGAAGAAGCGGTCAACGCGCACCCGTCGATCCGCATCACCCGTGCCGACGGTAGCCTGGCGCCGCTGGACATGGGTCGTCTGAACACCATCGTCACCGAAGCGTGCGAAGGTCTGGAAGAAGTCGACGGCGACCTGATCCAGCGCGAAACCCTGAAAAACCTCTACGACGGCGTGGCCCTGACCGACGTCAACACCGCGCTGGTAATGACCGCGCGTACCCTGGTTGAGCGTGAGCCGAACTACTCGTTCGTGACCGCCCGCCTGCTGATGGACACCCTGCGTGCCGAAGGCCTGGGCTTCCTCGGTGTGGCCGAAAGCGCCACTCACCACGAAATGGCTGACCTGTACGCCAAGGCACTGCCGGCTTACATCGCCAAAGGTATCGAGTTCGAACTGCTGAACCCTGTGCTGGCCTCCTTCGACCTGGAAAAACTGGGCAAGGCGATCAACCACGAGCGTGATCAGCAATTCACCTACCTGGGCCTGCAAACCCTGTACGACCGTTACTTCATCCACAAGGATGGTATTCGTTTCGAACTGCCACAGATCTTCTTCATGCGCGTGGCCATGGGCCTGGCGATCGAAGAGAAGCAGAAAGAAGACCGTGCGATCGAGTTCTACAACCTGCTGTCGTCCTTCGACTACATGTCGTCGACCCCGACCCTGTTCAACGCCGGTACCCTGCGTCCACAACTGTCGAGCTGCTACCTGACTACCGTGCCGGATGACCTCTCGGGCATCTACCACGCGATCCACGACAACGCCATGTTGTCGAAATTCGCTGGCGGCCTGGGCAACGACTGGACGCCGGTGCGTGCACTGGGTTCGTACATCAAGGGCACCAACGGCAAGTCGCAAGGCGTGGTTCCGTTCCTCAAAGTAGTGAACGACACCGCCGTAGCCGTTAACCAGGGTGGCAAGCGCAAAGGCGCTGTGTGTGCCTACCTGGAAACCTGGCACATGGACATCGAAGAGTTCATCGAACTCCGCAAGAACACCGGTGATGATCGTCGTCGTACCCACGACATGAACACCGCCAACTGGATCCCTGACCTGTTCATGAAGCGTGTCTTCGATGACGGCAAGTGGACCCTGTTCTCGCCATCCGAAGTGCCGGACCTGCACGACCTGACCGGTAAAGCCTTCGAAGAGCGCTACGAGTACTACGAAGCCCTGACCGAATACCCAGGCAAGGTCAAACTGTTCAAGACCATCCAGGCCAAAGACCTGTGGCGCAAAATGCTCTCCATGCTGTTTGAAACCGGCCACCCATGGCTGACCTTCAAAGACCCGTGCAACCTGCGCAGCCCGCAGCAGCACGTCGGCGTGGTTCACAGCTCGAACCTGTGCACCGAGATCACCTTGAACACCAACAAGGACGAGATCGCCGTTTGCAACCTGGGTTCGATCAACCTGCCGAACCACATCGTGGATGGCAAGCTGGACACCGCCAAGCTGCAACGCACCGTGAACACCGCCGTGCGCATGCTCGATAACGTGATCGACATCAACTACTACTCGGTGCCGCAAGCGAAGAACTCCAACGTCAAGCACCGTCCGGTCGGTCTGGGCATCATGGGCTTCCAGGACGCTTTGTACCTGCAGCACATCCCTTACGGTTCCGACGCTGCCGTCGAGTTCGCCGACAAGTCGATGGAAGCGGTCAGCTACTACGCGATCCAGGCCTCCTGCGACCTGGCTGACGAGCGTGGCGCTTACGAGACGTTCCAGGGTTCGCTGTGGTCCAAAGGCATCCTGCCGCTGGATTCGCAACAGATCCTGATCGAGCAACGTGGCCAGAAGTACATCGATGTCGACCTGAACGAAACCCTCGACTGGGCACCGGTTCGCGCCCGTGTACAGAAAGGCATTCGTAACTCGAACATCATGGCCATCGCACCGACCGCGACCATCGCCAACATCACTGGCGTCTCGCAGTCGATCGAACCGACCTACCAGAACCTCTATGTGAAATCGAACCTGTCGGGCGAATTCACCGTGATCAACCCGTACCTGGTTCGCGACCTGAAAGCTCGCGGTCTGTGGGACTCGGTCATGATCAACGACCTGAAGTACTACGACGGTTCGGTTCAGCAGATCGAGCGCATCCCGCAAGAGCTCAAAGAGCTCTACGCGACCGCGTTCGAAGTGGACACCAAGTGGATCGTTGACGCGGCCAGCCGTCGTCAGAAGTGGATCGACCAGGCCCAGTCGCTGAACCTGTACATCGCCGGCGCATCGGGCAAGAAGCTCGACGTGACCTACCGCATGGCCTGGTACCGTGGTCTGAAAACCACTTACTACCTCCGTGCCCTGGCTGCGACCAGCACCGAGAAGTCGACCATCAGCACCAGCAAGCTGAACGCTGTTTCCAGCGGCGGCAACCACGGCGACGATTCGGTTCTGGCGGCTCCTGCCGGTCCTGCTCCAGTGCCAAAGGCTTGCGCGATCGACGAGCCGGATTGCGAAGCTTGCCAATGACAGCCAGGTACAAATAAACGTATACATTCATCTAGAACTATCCATCAACCCCCTGATTCTCAGGGGGTTTTTTTGTTTACAGAAAAATTTGCTCTCCCTATACTCCAAAGCCTGAAATCACAGGTTATGGAAAACGTATACATTGAAAGCTTTCCGACTAAGATCATTCACTGCTACAGATGGCCTGCCTATGGCTGTCTTGGTAGATGAGGATGGCTCTCCTCTCTTCCTTCCAAATGTGTACGCAACCATCAAATACCGTGATAGGGGTGCTGCTCTAACTACCACCGGAAAGGTATTGCGCACTATTGGTATGGCCTACCTATGGGCACGCGCCAGATCGATAGATCTTCACGCAGCGATGCTTTCAGAGACATTCCTCTCCCTCGAACAGTGCGAAGACTTGGCTAACTTCCTGAGGATGAGTCGGCAGGGGCAGGATTCTGAGGTACAAGTAGCGAACTCGGTAAAACCGCAGAAGATCACTCGATTGGAGAAGGTGCGTGGAAGGATGGCTGATACTAAGTCAAACACTCATGCATCGGCAGAGGACGGCGGCTATCGAATTCAAACGATTGCCAGATTCTTTGATCACTATCACGAGCGTTTGTGTAACCAAGCACTACCTAGCGGTCAGATCAATCTTAAACAAGCTCGTGAACAGGCGATCAAGAGGTTTCGAGCTCTAGCCCCTCGAACAGGGACTACGCCTCAAGGAGACCCCGTTGAGGGCTTGCCTGAAACGGTGATGATCAAGGTCGATGGTGCCTTCACTCCTGGCACAGCTGAGAACCCATTCAAGAAAGGGTTTATCCAGACGAGAAATTACCTGATGTACCGAATTTTCTCGGACAACGGAATGCGCCGTAACGAGCTGAGATATGTGCGCGTAGAAGACGTAGATTATGCCCGCAAGAGAGTGATGGTTCGGGTTTCAAAAACGCGTCCACGAAGCCTCGTCATTTCGCAGAAAACGGCTGATGTCTATCGTACCTTTGTGAAAGACCACTGGAG from Pseudomonas tensinigenes harbors:
- a CDS encoding ribonucleoside-diphosphate reductase subunit alpha: MQTDTTRENPQGTLPQAADSNSDLAATAPGQLRVIKRNGTVVPYTDDKITVAITKAFLAVEGGTAAASSRIHDTVARLTEQVTATFKRRMPSGGTIHIEEIQDQVELALMRAGEQKVARDYVIYRDGRSKERAAHAPAEEAVNAHPSIRITRADGSLAPLDMGRLNTIVTEACEGLEEVDGDLIQRETLKNLYDGVALTDVNTALVMTARTLVEREPNYSFVTARLLMDTLRAEGLGFLGVAESATHHEMADLYAKALPAYIAKGIEFELLNPVLASFDLEKLGKAINHERDQQFTYLGLQTLYDRYFIHKDGIRFELPQIFFMRVAMGLAIEEKQKEDRAIEFYNLLSSFDYMSSTPTLFNAGTLRPQLSSCYLTTVPDDLSGIYHAIHDNAMLSKFAGGLGNDWTPVRALGSYIKGTNGKSQGVVPFLKVVNDTAVAVNQGGKRKGAVCAYLETWHMDIEEFIELRKNTGDDRRRTHDMNTANWIPDLFMKRVFDDGKWTLFSPSEVPDLHDLTGKAFEERYEYYEALTEYPGKVKLFKTIQAKDLWRKMLSMLFETGHPWLTFKDPCNLRSPQQHVGVVHSSNLCTEITLNTNKDEIAVCNLGSINLPNHIVDGKLDTAKLQRTVNTAVRMLDNVIDINYYSVPQAKNSNVKHRPVGLGIMGFQDALYLQHIPYGSDAAVEFADKSMEAVSYYAIQASCDLADERGAYETFQGSLWSKGILPLDSQQILIEQRGQKYIDVDLNETLDWAPVRARVQKGIRNSNIMAIAPTATIANITGVSQSIEPTYQNLYVKSNLSGEFTVINPYLVRDLKARGLWDSVMINDLKYYDGSVQQIERIPQELKELYATAFEVDTKWIVDAASRRQKWIDQAQSLNLYIAGASGKKLDVTYRMAWYRGLKTTYYLRALAATSTEKSTISTSKLNAVSSGGNHGDDSVLAAPAGPAPVPKACAIDEPDCEACQ
- a CDS encoding tyrosine-type recombinase/integrase is translated as MAVLVDEDGSPLFLPNVYATIKYRDRGAALTTTGKVLRTIGMAYLWARARSIDLHAAMLSETFLSLEQCEDLANFLRMSRQGQDSEVQVANSVKPQKITRLEKVRGRMADTKSNTHASAEDGGYRIQTIARFFDHYHERLCNQALPSGQINLKQAREQAIKRFRALAPRTGTTPQGDPVEGLPETVMIKVDGAFTPGTAENPFKKGFIQTRNYLMYRIFSDNGMRRNELRYVRVEDVDYARKRVMVRVSKTRPRSLVISQKTADVYRTFVKDHWSKIPVSKRSHGYLFITRTGNQISESAINLMFQVARESSAAIPDYLAPHSMRRTWNDRLSRKIDAMPPEKRISAEEEKKIRIHNNGWSNESQLASRYAARSIREKANKIAEELANEIAGKAT
- a CDS encoding ATP-binding protein, with protein sequence MNSIFLRIYGGMCAAIILVAVLGVLALNLLNQVRSEQYRERLAHGTFSLMAGNLQPMNETERHRALLVWERLLGIPLALKKFAETDLDLSQRTRVQRGQALVEQTGPHAAKVYRMVSDKEQLVLVGEVQQISEQLARATIYLLADELVRVPVGEQPKRLAQIKEEKGFGFDLRLVTVNDADMDEDQSRRVAEGDTVMALGKGGDSIRVFAGMVGTPWVLEIGPLYQMNPYPPEWLVLIAALGLTLIGLIVYLLVRQLERRLRGLEAAATRIAKGSLETRVPARGADSVGRLASAFNGMAEHLQQLLAIQRELVRAVSHELRTPVARLRFGLEMIGSATTPQALEKYREGMDHDIEDLDKLVDEMLTYARLEQGSPALTFQRIDLDALVNQVIEELAPLRAEVTVQRGLCLSAADNDDAWVEAEPRYLHRALQNLVSNAMRHARSSVTVSYQVGQLRCRVDVEDDGPGVPEVAWERIFTPFLRLDDSRTRASGGHGLGLSIVRRIIHWHDGRAIIGKSKSLGGACFSLSWPRNQERR
- a CDS encoding response regulator, which translates into the protein MEQQAFQVLIVEDDQRLAELTRDYLQANGLRVDIEGNGALAAARIIGEQPDLVILDLMLPGEDGLSICRKVRNQYDGPILMLTARTDDADQIQGLDLGADDYVCKPVRPRLLLARIQALLRRSDTPEPVAEKSRRLQFGPLVVDDALREAWLSDNGIELTSAEFDLLWLLVSNAGRILSREEIFTALRGIGYDGQDRSIDVRISRIRPKIGDDPDHPRLIKTIRSKGYLFVPEACVDLPL